A part of Halalkalicoccus subterraneus genomic DNA contains:
- a CDS encoding DUF192 domain-containing protein, which produces MVRRRLSLALALVLGAALVLALAYQLGAFAIITGSEDRATVTISDEDGGTLATVEAEVADTPPQRYTGLSEHESLGDDAGMVFVFESESSHSFVMRDMAFPIDIIFVGEDGEITAIHEAQTESDGSDLTHYRGEGKWVLEVNYGYADENGITEGDRVDIEYP; this is translated from the coding sequence ATGGTCCGCCGTCGTCTGTCGTTGGCGCTCGCGCTGGTTCTGGGCGCCGCCCTCGTTCTGGCGCTCGCTTACCAACTGGGTGCGTTCGCGATCATCACCGGCAGCGAGGACCGAGCGACCGTGACGATCAGCGACGAGGACGGCGGGACGCTCGCGACCGTCGAGGCCGAGGTCGCGGACACGCCGCCCCAACGGTACACCGGACTCTCGGAGCACGAATCGCTCGGCGACGACGCGGGGATGGTGTTCGTCTTCGAAAGCGAGAGTTCCCACAGCTTCGTCATGCGCGACATGGCGTTCCCGATCGACATCATCTTCGTCGGCGAGGACGGCGAGATCACGGCGATCCACGAGGCGCAGACCGAATCGGACGGGTCGGATCTGACGCACTATCGCGGCGAGGGCAAGTGGGTACTCGAGGTGAACTACGGCTACGCCGATGAGAACGGGATCACCGAGGGCGACCGGGTCGATATCGAATATCCATAG
- a CDS encoding DegT/DnrJ/EryC1/StrS family aminotransferase, protein MARSTPKLGPTTVFSRRRAGNVRAYFEDRGAARYSFYGYGKVACRDGIDVLLEERPDADNVVLPAYLPYGIVEPFREAGLEPRYYTCDRELRPDIDGIEDVLDSGTLAVMFVHYFGQPQRRADIDAIRERCREYGAYTIDDNAHAPLSTLDDRLLGTFGDIGITSLRKMLPIPNGAALFVTNETLDERALSRASVRGYTKADWRYCARSFGRVLSDQPVFKQALSTVRNGSGASESDRHVHKSDLEEDPREIYEMTKVPMSRLALRVIDRTEPMGVIAARRANYRAWDRAVRDLSNVEPIFDSLSEGACPQYFPVIVEEPDELGPLAETAKPWPPLPYEIRDADGFGTENYLASHLHTLPVHQGLDLTGLEPLSADDPPVVFDD, encoded by the coding sequence ATGGCTCGTTCAACCCCGAAACTCGGCCCGACGACCGTGTTCAGCCGTCGTCGGGCCGGGAACGTCCGGGCGTACTTCGAGGACCGCGGTGCCGCGCGCTACTCGTTTTACGGCTACGGAAAGGTCGCGTGCCGCGACGGGATCGACGTGCTGCTCGAAGAGCGCCCCGACGCGGACAACGTCGTCCTGCCAGCGTATCTGCCCTACGGCATCGTCGAGCCGTTTCGCGAGGCGGGACTCGAACCCCGCTACTACACCTGCGATCGCGAGCTCCGACCGGACATCGACGGGATCGAGGACGTTCTCGATTCGGGGACGCTCGCGGTCATGTTCGTCCATTACTTCGGTCAACCGCAGCGACGTGCGGACATCGACGCGATCCGCGAGCGCTGTCGCGAGTACGGTGCGTACACGATCGATGACAACGCCCACGCCCCGCTGAGCACGCTCGACGACCGGTTGCTCGGGACGTTCGGCGACATCGGAATCACGAGCCTCAGGAAGATGCTGCCGATCCCCAACGGGGCGGCGCTGTTCGTCACGAACGAGACGCTCGACGAGCGGGCGTTGAGTCGGGCGTCGGTCCGTGGGTACACGAAGGCCGATTGGCGCTACTGTGCGCGGTCGTTCGGCCGGGTGCTGAGCGATCAGCCCGTCTTCAAGCAGGCGCTCTCGACGGTCCGCAACGGGAGCGGGGCGTCCGAATCGGACCGACACGTCCACAAGAGCGATCTCGAGGAGGACCCGCGCGAGATCTACGAGATGACGAAGGTCCCGATGTCGCGCCTCGCATTACGCGTGATCGACCGAACCGAGCCCATGGGAGTGATCGCCGCCCGCCGGGCGAACTATCGGGCCTGGGATCGGGCGGTCCGCGACCTGTCGAACGTCGAGCCGATCTTCGATTCCCTGTCGGAGGGTGCCTGTCCGCAGTACTTCCCCGTTATCGTCGAGGAGCCCGACGAACTGGGCCCGCTCGCGGAGACGGCGAAACCGTGGCCGCCGCTCCCATACGAGATCCGCGACGCCGACGGGTTCGGGACCGAGAACTACCTCGCCTCGCACCTCCATACGCTGCCGGTCCATCAGGGACTCGATCTCACGGGCCTCGAACCCCTCTCCGCGGACGACCCGCCCGTCGTTTTCGACGACTGA
- a CDS encoding DUF7282 domain-containing protein produces MKRRSVLGGLVGVGLSAGTLIGAYNTVGGVQASEHVPEGSEPVDPGTTVEGTLTDGEDLYTIELAANDTLSVVFDSEFGEWTERRIEVSVHGPDGTVLDSTTVTSDEPLRTAIGATVPETDTYAVRIASLEGEVPYSVMLDVAGEDANEPNDTRESAAEIATGESVDGVVVGDEVDWFAFDAVAGMGIELELTARDPALNRDIEMALFDPEGADIGVLPTDNPDRGAYRTDYRFLATVDGVPSASGISVVGGGVAEETGTHYVRVSEVGPDTRHGELRGFTEYTLDVETVALDGSDPNERRETATRIEPGETIDGVLAGYDRDWYAFDAEEGDEITVEYEFVDTTDGLLGTERALYGPTGSVVTDVFEPVIAPVSGTYSLLVAPDDDTTARDFLAKEIYRLMVTVGAGSMPTDLMDVTFSDQPSDGTAVVVDGATLPEGGFVAIHDGTVLAAADPVGSLRGVSAALEAGRHGRVEIALDEPLSATQRLWAMLYRDTNGTREFDVESTGGEEDGPYTVADSPVMADACITVV; encoded by the coding sequence GTGAAGCGACGTAGTGTACTCGGGGGATTGGTCGGAGTCGGACTGAGTGCTGGCACGCTCATCGGGGCGTACAACACGGTCGGCGGCGTACAAGCATCGGAACACGTTCCCGAGGGTTCGGAACCGGTCGATCCCGGGACGACGGTCGAAGGAACGCTCACCGACGGGGAGGACCTGTATACGATCGAACTCGCGGCAAACGACACGCTCAGTGTCGTCTTTGACTCGGAGTTCGGGGAGTGGACCGAACGACGGATCGAGGTCAGCGTACACGGCCCCGACGGCACCGTACTGGACTCGACGACGGTGACCAGCGACGAGCCACTCCGAACGGCCATCGGTGCAACGGTGCCTGAGACGGACACGTACGCCGTACGGATCGCGTCTCTAGAAGGGGAAGTCCCCTATTCGGTGATGCTCGATGTCGCCGGCGAGGATGCGAACGAACCGAACGATACCCGTGAGAGCGCAGCCGAAATCGCGACCGGTGAGTCCGTCGATGGCGTGGTCGTCGGCGACGAGGTGGACTGGTTCGCCTTCGATGCCGTGGCCGGGATGGGGATCGAACTCGAACTCACTGCCCGCGATCCGGCGCTCAACCGTGACATCGAGATGGCGCTGTTCGATCCCGAAGGGGCCGATATCGGCGTGCTTCCGACCGACAACCCCGATCGCGGCGCGTATCGAACCGATTATCGGTTCCTCGCAACGGTGGACGGCGTCCCGTCGGCGAGTGGGATCTCGGTCGTCGGTGGCGGTGTCGCCGAGGAGACCGGAACGCACTACGTCCGGGTGAGCGAGGTCGGACCCGACACCCGTCACGGTGAGCTACGCGGCTTTACCGAGTACACCCTCGACGTCGAGACGGTCGCCCTCGACGGGTCCGACCCGAACGAACGCCGGGAGACCGCGACCCGGATCGAACCGGGCGAGACGATCGACGGTGTGCTCGCCGGCTACGACCGCGATTGGTATGCGTTCGACGCCGAGGAAGGCGACGAGATCACCGTCGAGTACGAGTTCGTCGACACCACCGACGGGCTGTTGGGCACCGAACGCGCGCTCTACGGACCGACCGGTTCGGTCGTGACCGACGTCTTCGAACCGGTGATCGCCCCCGTTTCGGGGACGTACTCGCTCCTCGTCGCCCCCGACGACGACACCACCGCGAGGGACTTCCTTGCGAAGGAGATCTACCGACTGATGGTGACCGTTGGCGCGGGGTCCATGCCGACCGACCTGATGGACGTGACGTTCAGCGATCAGCCGTCGGACGGGACGGCCGTCGTGGTCGACGGAGCCACGCTTCCGGAGGGAGGGTTCGTAGCGATACACGACGGGACGGTGCTCGCGGCGGCGGATCCGGTCGGAAGCCTCCGTGGCGTCTCGGCGGCTCTCGAAGCGGGTCGTCACGGCCGGGTAGAGATCGCCCTCGATGAGCCGCTCTCGGCGACCCAGCGCCTGTGGGCGATGCTCTATCGCGACACGAACGGAACACGGGAGTTCGACGTCGAATCCACTGGAGGGGAGGAGGACGGCCCGTATACGGTTGCTGATTCCCCGGTGATGGCCGACGCCTGCATCACCGTCGTGTAG